The proteins below come from a single Mercenaria mercenaria strain notata chromosome 3, MADL_Memer_1, whole genome shotgun sequence genomic window:
- the LOC128555742 gene encoding uncharacterized protein LOC128555742 → MSLLCDHIVLILFCFTSIEAFFFRDDVDCLMTAWSQWSEQNSSGEQTRSRRIMRHPSGRGRPCEELTEIRVYGVDCEVSEWTQWSENFGFGQQIRTRTITQPSIGAGDICPELEEIRYTDNVPSVNVTAKHVKSYFVRPNGNYNGDNQNVQGMPRDLLIIMDSSGSIRSSRYEDAKIQTSKLIGLLCPTDVPFDKVAGQPYQYNQAAMLTYSDIVEETFDFKRYNTTADIQNAISRATYFDMSTNTAEAFRRAIGLFTNAKGARDPARAKREVLILTDGRSNNAHDSLAAAESLKQVADVYGLITGSFSLHGKEEITRYVSQPPNRHLFYVENYAILRTLVAYIEREKTRARPDWCAPFDAMV, encoded by the exons atgtctttgctTTGCGATCACATTgtgttaatattattttgttttacatcgaTCGAAGCATTCTTTTTTAGAGATGATGTCGATTGTCTTATGACTGCTTGGTCGCAGTGGAGTGAACAGAATAGCTCGGGTGAACAGACAAGATCAAGGCGAATTATGCGTCATCCATCTGGAAGAGGACGGCCTTGTGAGGAGCTTACCGAGATTAGAG tatatgGAGTTGACTGTGAGGTATCAGAATGGACACAATGGAGTGAAAATTTTGGATTTGGCCAACAGATTAGGACAAGAACTATTACACAGCCTTCGATAGGAGCCGGAGATATTTGTCCAGAGCTAGAAGAGATACGTTACACAG ATAATGTACCTAGCGTTAATGTGACAGCAAAACATGTTAAAAGCTACTTTGTACGACCAAATGGAAATTATAATGGGGACAATCAAAATGTACAAGGTATGCCAAGAGATCTTCTCATCATTATGGATAGCTCAGGAAGTATTCGTAGTAGTCGATATGAAGATGCAAAGATCCAAACAAGCAAACTAATTGGTCTGTTATGTCCAACTGACGTGCCATTTGACAAGGTTGCCGGACAACCCTATCAGTACAATCAGGCTGCCATGCTCACATATTCAGACATTGTTGAAGAGACCTTTGACTTCAAGCGCTACAATACAACCGCCGACATACAGAATGCAATCTCCAGAGCTACATACTTCGATATGAGTACTAATACAGCAGAAGCTTTCAGGAGAGCAATTGGGCTCTTCACAAATGCCAAAG GTGCAAGGGATCCTGCTCGGGCAAAACGTGAAGTACTGATTCTGACAGATGGCCGGTCGAACAATGCTCACGATTCACTTGCTGCAGCTGAATCTCTAAAACAAGTAGCTGACGTGTACGGGCTAATTACTGGGAGTTTTTCATTACACGGGAAGGAAGAAATTACAAGATACGTTTCTCAACCACCTAATAGGCACTTATTTTATGTAGAGAATTACGCAATTCTGAGAACATTGGTGGCGTACATTGAACGAGAAAAGACACGTGCTAGGCCAGACTGGTGTGCGCCGTTTGATGCAATGGTATGA
- the LOC128555743 gene encoding uncharacterized protein LOC128555743, whose product MDSSASIQWRPFKDAKIQTSKLIGLLCPSDKPSDKVAGQPYQYNQAAMLTYSQMVEETVDFKRYNTTSDIQNAISRATHFARSTNTAEAFRRAKGLFTTAKSARDPARAKREVLILTDGQSDNAAETLAEAESLKHVAEVYGLITGSFLSDGMKELTKYVSAPINEYLFYVQDYQVLGKLVAYIQDSKKILGPK is encoded by the exons ATGGATAGCTCAGCAAGTATTCAGTGGCGACCATTTAAGGACGCAAAGATCCAAACAAGCAAATTAATTGGCCTACTATGTCCATCCGACAAGCCATCTGACAAAGTTGCCGGACAACCCTACCAATACAATCAGGCTGCCATGCTCACATATTCACAAATGGTTGAGGAAACCGTTGACTTTAAGCGCTACAATACAACCTCAGATATACAGAATGCAATCTCTAGAGCAACGCATTTCGCAAGAAGTACAAATACAGCAGAAGCTTTCAGGAGAGCAAAGGGACTCTTCACAACTGCCAAAA GTGCAAGGGATCCTGCTCGGGCAAAACGTGAAGTACTGATTCTGACAGATGGTCAGTCTGACAATGCTGCAGAAACACTTGCTGAAGCTGAATCTCTTAAACACGTTGCTGAAGTGTACGGGCTTATTACTGGGAGTTTTTTATCAGATGGGATGAAAGAACTTACGAAATATGTTTCTGCACCAATTAATGAGTACCTGTTTTATGTACAGGATTACCAAGTTCTGGGAAAATTGGTGGCGTATATTCAAGACAGTAAGAAAATTTTGGGACCAAAGTAG